The Raoultibacter phocaeensis genome includes a window with the following:
- a CDS encoding IS110 family transposase has translation MDGSDMDYGAYCGVDVGKASHYAVALGRDGTRLLGGPVAQREPDIREPLGEAAGYGRVLVTVDQRGGFGALAVAVARDMGMDVACLEPKGFGRASATYGEGKSDARDAFVIADVSLSAPRLVGLVPGPDGALEEVRALCSYRRAVVGERTRCYNRLRELLHRACPPLEALFPGERPHNAMSLLLLARYGGPRGLRRAGRARAERWAAGVARQRNREPALVAEAFAAAASVTVALPGAEIAEDLARKAARRAMELEAEARELDAAIGERARLLPGFDVLLSVPGIGPVYAAAIAAETGDVARFPDAGRLASYGGVAPVREESGTGARRSRKRRGGNRRLKDALVGSARAAALHDPPSKAYYARKRAEGKSHKQALRALARRRVDLIYALLTAGALYAPPPDGA, from the coding sequence ATGGACGGGTCCGACATGGACTACGGCGCCTACTGCGGCGTCGACGTCGGGAAGGCGTCGCACTACGCGGTGGCGCTGGGCCGGGACGGGACCCGCCTGCTGGGCGGGCCCGTGGCCCAGCGCGAGCCCGACATCAGGGAGCCGCTCGGGGAGGCGGCCGGCTACGGAAGGGTCCTCGTCACGGTGGACCAGCGCGGGGGCTTCGGGGCGCTCGCCGTGGCGGTCGCCCGGGACATGGGGATGGACGTCGCCTGCCTGGAGCCCAAGGGCTTCGGGCGGGCGTCCGCGACCTACGGCGAGGGCAAGTCCGACGCCAGGGACGCGTTCGTGATCGCGGACGTGTCGCTCAGCGCGCCGAGGCTCGTCGGGCTCGTCCCCGGGCCGGACGGGGCGCTCGAGGAGGTCCGGGCGCTGTGCTCCTACCGCCGCGCCGTCGTGGGGGAGCGGACGCGCTGCTACAACCGGCTGCGCGAGCTCCTGCACCGGGCGTGCCCGCCGCTCGAGGCGCTGTTCCCGGGCGAGAGGCCGCACAACGCGATGTCCCTGCTCCTGCTCGCGCGCTACGGCGGCCCCCGGGGCCTGCGGCGCGCCGGGAGGGCGCGCGCGGAGCGCTGGGCGGCCGGGGTCGCGCGCCAGAGGAACCGCGAGCCTGCCCTGGTCGCGGAGGCGTTCGCGGCGGCGGCGTCCGTCACGGTCGCGCTCCCGGGGGCCGAGATCGCCGAGGACCTCGCCAGGAAGGCCGCGCGCCGCGCCATGGAGCTCGAGGCCGAGGCGCGCGAGCTCGACGCCGCGATCGGGGAGCGCGCCCGCCTGCTGCCCGGGTTCGACGTCCTGCTCAGCGTGCCCGGCATCGGGCCCGTGTACGCCGCGGCCATCGCCGCCGAGACCGGCGACGTCGCGCGCTTCCCCGACGCGGGCCGCCTGGCGTCCTACGGCGGCGTCGCCCCCGTGCGCGAGGAGTCGGGCACGGGGGCGAGGAGGAGCAGGAAGAGGAGGGGCGGCAACCGCCGGCTCAAGGACGCGCTCGTCGGGTCCGCGCGGGCCGCCGCCCTGCACGACCCGCCGTCCAAGGCCTACTACGCGCGCAAGCGCGCGGAGGGCAAGAGCCACAAGCAGGCGCTCCGCGCCCTCGCGCGCCGCCGCGTAGACCTCATCTACGCGCTGCTGACGGCCGGCGCCCTCTACGCGCCGCCGCCGGACGGGGCCTAG